One window from the genome of Pararhizobium gei encodes:
- the panC gene encoding pantoate--beta-alanine ligase — translation METVTAIDDLRARLSVYRRAGKTIGLVPTMGFLHVGHMELVARARAANDIVVVSLFVNPLQFSPSEDLARYPRDLARDQAMLTEGGADFLFAPGVVDMYPRPMETVVDVPSLGGELEGSIRPGHFAGVATVVTKLFNIVQPDRAYFGEKDFQQLQIIRRMVEDLAQPVEVVGVATVREADGLACSSRNVYLSVDERAAAAIVPKALDEAERLVANGLRDVATLEKAIADFIASEPLAKPEVVAIRDPETLHALTEIGEKPVLLLLFVRFGSTKLLDNRVFAPKTAQFAKVA, via the coding sequence ATGGAAACGGTCACCGCCATTGACGATCTGCGGGCGCGTCTGAGCGTATACCGGCGCGCTGGAAAAACCATCGGCCTGGTGCCGACAATGGGCTTTCTGCATGTCGGTCACATGGAGCTTGTGGCGCGCGCCCGCGCCGCAAACGACATTGTCGTCGTCAGCCTCTTCGTCAATCCGCTGCAGTTCAGCCCGAGCGAGGATCTTGCCAGATATCCGCGAGATCTCGCCAGGGATCAGGCCATGCTGACGGAAGGCGGCGCGGATTTTCTCTTTGCGCCGGGTGTTGTCGACATGTATCCGCGCCCGATGGAGACCGTGGTCGACGTGCCGTCGCTGGGCGGTGAGCTCGAAGGATCGATTCGGCCCGGCCATTTCGCTGGTGTCGCCACGGTTGTCACCAAGCTCTTCAATATCGTCCAGCCGGACCGGGCCTATTTCGGGGAGAAGGATTTCCAGCAGCTGCAGATCATTCGGCGCATGGTGGAGGATTTGGCACAGCCTGTCGAGGTGGTAGGCGTGGCGACGGTGCGCGAGGCCGATGGTCTTGCCTGTTCATCGCGCAATGTCTACCTGTCGGTCGATGAGCGTGCTGCAGCGGCGATCGTTCCGAAAGCGCTGGATGAAGCTGAGAGACTGGTCGCAAACGGTCTGCGCGACGTGGCGACCCTGGAAAAAGCAATCGCCGATTTCATCGCCTCGGAGCCGTTGGCAAAGCCGGAGGTGGTCGCAATCCGTGACCCCGAGACATTGCATGCCCTCACGGAGATCGGCGAAAAACCGGTTCTTTTGTTGCTTTTCGTTCGTTTCGGGAGCACGAAGCTGCTCGATAACAGGGTTTTCGCGCCGAAAACCGCTCAATTTGCAAAGGTGGCGTAA
- a CDS encoding fumarylacetoacetate hydrolase family protein: MKLATLKDSTRDGKLVVVSKDLTRCSEVGHIARTLQAALDDWAHAAPRLARVAIGIETGSQPTMRFHEHDAASPLPRAFFWTNGSGRFLGPRDTVFVASGDGLNVTAQVAVISGDVGVEPTGEDAVLLVLLASDFTAAGETVATTFSPVAVTPDELGEGWSNGDIALTMRRNGQALDGAEVGRKDAADIVMKVAAKRALLAGSLVATGLCKISSAISSGDTVRVEMNDRTGHSVFGAIEQTLETRS, from the coding sequence ATGAAGCTCGCTACCCTGAAGGACTCGACCCGCGACGGAAAGCTCGTCGTCGTCTCGAAAGATCTGACACGCTGCTCCGAGGTCGGCCATATCGCCCGTACCCTGCAGGCGGCACTCGACGATTGGGCGCATGCCGCGCCCCGGCTGGCAAGGGTCGCTATCGGCATAGAGACTGGATCGCAGCCAACCATGCGGTTTCACGAACATGATGCGGCTTCGCCCCTGCCGCGGGCGTTTTTCTGGACCAACGGCTCCGGCCGGTTCCTCGGTCCACGCGATACCGTCTTCGTCGCTTCTGGCGATGGACTGAACGTCACGGCCCAGGTGGCAGTTATTTCCGGTGATGTCGGCGTTGAACCAACCGGCGAAGATGCCGTTCTTCTGGTTCTGCTCGCAAGCGATTTCACGGCTGCCGGCGAAACGGTCGCGACCACGTTTTCACCCGTTGCCGTCACGCCCGACGAACTCGGGGAAGGCTGGTCTAACGGCGACATTGCCCTCACGATGCGCCGCAACGGACAGGCTCTCGATGGTGCCGAGGTCGGCCGGAAGGATGCGGCGGACATCGTCATGAAGGTTGCAGCGAAGCGCGCGCTTCTGGCCGGCAGCCTCGTCGCCACGGGTCTGTGCAAGATATCCTCGGCGATTTCGAGCGGCGACACAGTACGCGTCGAGATGAACGACAGAACCGGCCATTCCGTTTTCGGCGCGATCGAACAGACCCTCGAGACTCGTTCATAG
- the panB gene encoding 3-methyl-2-oxobutanoate hydroxymethyltransferase, whose amino-acid sequence MSVQASKRRLSPGNIEALKGERPIVSLTAYTTPIARLLDPHVDFMLVGDSLGMVLYGLDSTVGVTLDMMIAHGQAVMRGSEKACVVVDLPFGSYQESKEQAFSSAARILKETGCSAVKLEGGAEMAETVDFLTQRGIPVLGHVGLMPQLVNTMGGYRSLGRSDKEAAKIRRDAKAIDDAGAFAIVVEGTIEPLAREITETLRAPTIGIGASPACDGQILVSDDMLGIFSDFKPRFVKHFAELAPQISAAFEAYANEVKARTFPGIEHTFQVKR is encoded by the coding sequence ATGAGTGTACAGGCATCGAAGCGTCGCCTGAGCCCCGGCAATATCGAGGCGCTGAAGGGTGAGCGGCCGATCGTCAGCCTCACGGCCTACACGACGCCGATTGCCCGGCTGCTCGATCCGCATGTCGATTTCATGCTGGTCGGCGATTCCCTCGGCATGGTTCTCTACGGACTGGACTCGACTGTCGGCGTGACGCTCGACATGATGATCGCCCATGGGCAGGCGGTTATGCGCGGCTCGGAGAAGGCCTGCGTCGTCGTCGACTTGCCGTTCGGCTCCTATCAGGAATCCAAGGAGCAGGCCTTTTCCAGTGCTGCCCGCATCCTGAAGGAGACCGGCTGCAGCGCGGTCAAGCTCGAGGGCGGGGCCGAGATGGCCGAGACCGTCGATTTTCTCACCCAGCGCGGCATTCCGGTGCTTGGACATGTCGGCCTGATGCCGCAGCTCGTCAACACCATGGGCGGCTACCGGTCGCTTGGCCGCAGCGACAAGGAAGCCGCAAAGATTCGCCGCGATGCCAAGGCTATCGACGATGCGGGCGCCTTCGCCATCGTCGTCGAGGGGACGATCGAGCCCTTGGCGCGCGAGATTACCGAGACGTTGCGCGCGCCCACGATCGGCATCGGCGCCTCGCCGGCCTGCGACGGCCAGATCCTCGTCTCGGACGATATGCTGGGCATTTTCAGCGATTTCAAGCCGCGTTTCGTCAAGCATTTCGCGGAACTGGCACCGCAGATTTCCGCTGCTTTCGAAGCTTATGCCAATGAGGTGAAGGCGAGGACTTTCCCCGGAATCGAGCATACATTCCAGGTCAAACGCTGA
- a CDS encoding aminopeptidase P family protein: MFQSFDVTSTPQFGKARVEALRAAFDALGIDGFLVPRADEFQGEYVPKSAERLAWLTGFTGSAGVALILRQQAVVFVDGRYVTQLKEQVDGDVFQAGDLIGEPPHLWLKHNGKKGFRLGIDPWLHTGAEVRKLQKTLDAIDGSLVVLDHNPLDRQWTDRPAEPLGRVRIQPLDHAGTRAADKLAAMADAIGKAGAKAVLLTDPSSIAWTFNIRGSDVPHTPHPLARAIIFADGKAELFLDKRKTGIEEEAYLTQIASLEAPGNFDQRVSALAAADATIMIDPDQAPFAIVEGIRHSGGTVLEAIDPARLPRARKNKAEIEGSTRAHLQDGVAMVEFLSWLDGTQPGTVTEIAAVEKLEACRTAVGERMQNPLKDISFDTIAGAGDHAAIMHYRVTTDSDVAISDGSMFLIDSGGQYVNGTTDITRTVAIGVVPDEQRRFFTLVLKGVIAISVARFPRGSRGVDLDPLARIALWKAGADFAHGTGHGVGSYLSVHEGPQRISRAAMQEILPGMMLSNEPGYYRPGAFGIRIENLVHVLDAEPIEGGDLPMLAFATLTFCPIDRRLVLVNLLTDEELDWLNAYHAETLEKLTPLISDEKVLAWLAAATAPLER, from the coding sequence ATGTTTCAGTCTTTCGACGTCACCTCTACTCCGCAATTCGGCAAGGCGCGCGTCGAAGCGTTGCGGGCAGCCTTTGACGCCCTGGGTATCGATGGTTTTCTCGTTCCCCGGGCCGACGAGTTCCAGGGCGAATATGTTCCGAAATCGGCCGAGCGCCTGGCCTGGCTGACGGGTTTTACAGGTTCGGCCGGCGTGGCGCTGATCCTGCGGCAACAGGCGGTTGTCTTTGTCGATGGCCGTTACGTCACCCAGCTCAAGGAACAGGTCGACGGCGACGTCTTTCAGGCCGGCGACCTGATCGGCGAGCCACCGCATCTCTGGCTGAAGCACAATGGCAAAAAGGGCTTTCGCCTCGGCATCGATCCCTGGCTGCACACCGGCGCAGAGGTCCGCAAACTGCAAAAGACGCTGGACGCCATCGATGGCAGTCTCGTCGTTCTCGATCACAACCCTCTGGACCGACAATGGACCGACAGGCCGGCGGAACCGCTTGGCCGGGTCAGGATCCAGCCTCTCGATCATGCCGGGACACGTGCCGCCGACAAACTCGCGGCCATGGCGGACGCCATCGGCAAGGCAGGTGCAAAGGCTGTTCTGCTGACCGACCCTTCGTCGATCGCCTGGACCTTCAACATCCGCGGAAGCGACGTACCGCACACCCCGCATCCCCTCGCCCGGGCAATCATCTTTGCCGACGGAAAAGCCGAACTGTTCCTCGACAAGCGCAAGACAGGCATCGAGGAGGAAGCCTATCTGACGCAAATCGCCAGTCTTGAAGCGCCTGGAAATTTCGATCAACGGGTGTCAGCGCTTGCCGCCGCCGACGCGACGATCATGATCGATCCGGACCAGGCACCCTTTGCGATTGTCGAGGGCATTCGCCACAGCGGTGGCACGGTGCTGGAGGCGATTGATCCGGCCCGCTTGCCGCGTGCGCGCAAGAACAAGGCGGAAATCGAGGGTTCCACCCGCGCTCACCTGCAGGACGGTGTTGCCATGGTGGAATTCCTCTCCTGGCTCGATGGCACGCAGCCGGGCACAGTCACGGAGATTGCCGCCGTCGAAAAGCTCGAAGCCTGCCGGACGGCTGTCGGCGAGCGGATGCAGAATCCGCTGAAGGATATTTCCTTCGACACGATCGCCGGCGCTGGCGACCATGCAGCCATCATGCATTACCGGGTGACGACGGACAGCGATGTCGCAATATCAGACGGTTCGATGTTCCTGATCGATTCCGGCGGCCAGTATGTCAACGGCACCACAGACATCACCCGCACGGTCGCAATCGGCGTCGTTCCGGACGAGCAGCGACGTTTCTTTACCCTCGTCCTGAAAGGCGTGATCGCCATCAGCGTGGCCCGCTTCCCAAGGGGCTCGCGCGGCGTCGATCTCGATCCGCTGGCGCGCATCGCGCTCTGGAAGGCAGGCGCGGACTTCGCCCATGGCACCGGCCACGGCGTTGGTTCCTATCTCTCGGTCCACGAGGGACCCCAGCGGATTTCCCGTGCGGCCATGCAGGAGATACTGCCGGGCATGATGCTGTCGAACGAACCGGGATACTACCGCCCTGGTGCCTTCGGCATCCGCATCGAGAATCTGGTCCACGTGCTGGACGCAGAGCCGATCGAGGGCGGTGATTTGCCGATGCTCGCCTTTGCAACCCTGACCTTCTGCCCCATCGACCGCCGTCTGGTCCTGGTCAACCTGCTGACGGACGAGGAACTGGATTGGTTGAACGCCTATCACGCAGAAACGCTTGAGAAGCTGACACCGCTGATTTCCGACGAAAAGGTTTTGGCTTGGCTTGCGGCAGCAACAGCTCCGCTCGAGCGGTAG
- a CDS encoding AzlC family ABC transporter permease: MTKDDFWQGVRGGFPVMLSASPFGALFGALAIENGFSVFDAVFMSMTLYAGASQMVGIELFGNKVQPWLIVLSVFAVNFRHILYSASIAKHIRHFSGLQKFFAFFLLVDPQYAETEKRAERGEPVTFAWYLGFAMIIYIPWQMTTLLGAIFGQLIGDPHAIGLDVLLPIYFMGLVLGFRKRNNWLSVVAVSSLASVAAIHFVGSPWHVSIGAVAGIVVAACMPLEAQDAQSGAREEEV; the protein is encoded by the coding sequence ATGACAAAGGACGATTTCTGGCAGGGCGTTCGCGGCGGTTTTCCCGTCATGCTTTCCGCCTCTCCCTTCGGTGCCCTGTTCGGCGCCCTTGCCATTGAAAATGGTTTTTCGGTTTTCGACGCCGTGTTCATGAGCATGACGCTTTACGCCGGCGCCAGCCAGATGGTGGGTATCGAGCTGTTCGGCAACAAGGTTCAGCCCTGGCTGATCGTTTTGTCGGTTTTTGCCGTCAATTTCCGGCATATCCTGTATTCGGCGTCGATCGCCAAGCATATCCGTCATTTTTCGGGACTGCAGAAGTTTTTCGCCTTTTTCCTGCTGGTCGATCCGCAATATGCGGAAACCGAAAAACGGGCCGAGCGCGGCGAGCCGGTGACGTTCGCCTGGTATCTCGGTTTCGCCATGATCATCTATATCCCCTGGCAGATGACCACCCTGCTGGGCGCGATTTTCGGCCAGCTGATCGGCGATCCCCATGCGATCGGTCTCGACGTGCTGTTGCCGATCTATTTCATGGGTCTGGTTCTCGGTTTTCGCAAGCGTAACAACTGGCTTTCCGTCGTCGCCGTCAGCTCACTGGCTTCGGTCGCTGCGATCCATTTCGTCGGATCACCCTGGCATGTGAGCATCGGTGCCGTTGCCGGTATCGTGGTTGCGGCCTGTATGCCGCTCGAAGCGCAGGATGCGCAATCCGGTGCCCGGGAAGAGGAGGTCTGA
- a CDS encoding chemotaxis protein CheW codes for MSNAIKQSGAYLEIVSFHLGDQEYCIDIMAIREIRGWAPVTPMPHTPPYVLGLINLRGAVIPVIDMACRLGMKMTEPSERSAIIVTDIAGKLVGLLVEQVSDMMTIKSEALQPAPEIIPEAQRAFCRGIVALEKTMVCFLNLDTVIADELAQAA; via the coding sequence ATGTCAAATGCAATCAAACAATCCGGCGCCTATCTGGAAATCGTTTCGTTTCATCTCGGCGACCAGGAATACTGCATCGACATCATGGCAATCCGCGAAATCCGTGGCTGGGCGCCGGTGACGCCGATGCCGCATACGCCGCCCTATGTTCTGGGTCTTATCAACCTGCGCGGCGCCGTCATCCCGGTCATCGACATGGCCTGCCGCCTCGGCATGAAGATGACCGAGCCTTCCGAGCGTTCGGCCATCATCGTCACGGATATCGCCGGAAAGCTTGTCGGTCTTCTGGTCGAGCAGGTCTCGGATATGATGACGATCAAGAGCGAGGCTTTGCAGCCGGCCCCGGAAATCATCCCGGAAGCGCAACGCGCCTTCTGCCGCGGCATCGTCGCCCTCGAAAAGACCATGGTCTGCTTCCTCAACCTCGATACGGTCATCGCCGACGAACTGGCGCAGGCCGCCTGA
- the ligA gene encoding NAD-dependent DNA ligase LigA has translation MSTEAVAVEDLTLEDVGIELERLAKALAHHDALYHGKDAPEISDADYDALKLRNGEIEARFPELMRDDSPSHKVGAAPSGIFQQVTHARPMLSLGNVFSDEDVADFISSVYRFLGRLPDDSIAFTAEPKIDGLSMSLRYEKGRLVSAATRGDGTTGENVTANIRTIREIPDALPAGAPDIVEVRGEVYMGKSDFLALNAQMAADGKQTYVNPRNTAAGSLRQLDPTITATRKLKFFAYAWGEMSDMPADTQFGMVEVFKRWNFSVNPLTERLTSVAAILDHYNGIGLQRPDLDYDIDGVVYKVDDLKLQERLGFRSRSPRWATAHKFPAEQAFTKVERIDIQVGRTGALTPVARLTPVTVGGVVVTNATLHNADYIEGIGNSGERIRETEHDIRIGDTVIVQRAGDVIPQVLDVVMEKRPAEAAPYVFPKTCPVCGSHAVRERNEKTGKLDSVTRCTGGFVCRAQAVEHLKHFVSRNAFDIEGLGAKQIDFFFEAEDPALSIRTAPDIFTLEDRQSQSPLAKLENIDGFGKVSVRKLYDAINERRRIALHRLIYALGIRHVGETTAKLLARSYGSYAAFAGAMKEAADVTSEAWSDLNTIDGIGEVVARAIVEFYKEPRNIDVVSRLLEKVTPLDAEAPVSSSSPVAGKTVVFTGSLEKMTRDEAKAMAERLGAKVAGSVSKKTDLLVAGPGAGSKLDKARELGVETTDEDGWFTLIGG, from the coding sequence ATGTCGACCGAAGCCGTTGCCGTTGAAGATCTGACGCTTGAGGATGTCGGGATCGAGCTGGAACGGCTGGCTAAGGCGCTTGCCCATCACGATGCCCTCTACCACGGCAAGGATGCGCCCGAGATTTCGGACGCGGACTACGATGCCTTGAAGTTGCGCAACGGCGAGATCGAGGCGCGCTTTCCCGAACTCATGCGCGACGACAGCCCGTCGCACAAGGTTGGCGCCGCGCCATCCGGTATCTTCCAGCAGGTCACCCATGCCCGGCCGATGCTGTCGCTCGGCAACGTCTTTTCTGACGAGGATGTGGCCGACTTCATTTCCAGCGTCTACCGCTTCCTCGGACGCCTGCCGGATGATTCGATCGCCTTCACCGCCGAACCAAAGATTGACGGGCTGTCCATGTCGCTGCGCTATGAAAAGGGCAGACTGGTCAGTGCAGCCACGCGCGGCGACGGCACGACTGGCGAGAACGTCACCGCCAATATCCGGACCATCCGGGAAATTCCAGACGCGCTGCCCGCCGGTGCGCCCGATATCGTGGAGGTGCGGGGCGAGGTCTATATGGGCAAGAGCGACTTTCTGGCGCTGAACGCGCAGATGGCCGCAGATGGCAAACAGACCTATGTCAATCCGCGCAACACGGCGGCCGGATCCCTGCGCCAGCTCGATCCGACGATTACCGCGACCCGAAAGCTGAAATTTTTCGCCTATGCCTGGGGCGAGATGTCGGACATGCCCGCCGATACCCAGTTCGGCATGGTCGAGGTGTTCAAGCGTTGGAACTTTTCCGTCAACCCGCTGACGGAGCGGCTGACATCGGTCGCGGCGATCCTCGACCATTACAACGGCATCGGATTGCAACGGCCCGATCTCGATTACGATATCGATGGCGTCGTCTACAAGGTTGACGACCTGAAGCTGCAGGAACGGCTGGGGTTTCGCTCGCGCAGCCCGCGCTGGGCGACGGCGCATAAATTCCCGGCCGAGCAGGCCTTTACCAAGGTCGAGCGCATCGACATCCAGGTCGGCCGCACCGGCGCGCTGACGCCGGTGGCGCGGTTGACGCCGGTCACGGTCGGCGGCGTCGTCGTCACCAATGCGACGCTGCACAATGCCGATTACATCGAGGGCATCGGCAACAGCGGCGAGCGCATCCGCGAGACCGAGCACGATATCCGGATCGGGGATACGGTGATCGTCCAGCGGGCAGGGGACGTCATCCCGCAGGTCCTTGACGTGGTGATGGAGAAGCGCCCGGCCGAGGCCGCGCCCTATGTCTTTCCGAAAACCTGCCCGGTTTGCGGCAGTCATGCGGTGCGGGAACGCAACGAAAAGACCGGCAAGCTCGATTCGGTGACGCGCTGTACCGGCGGGTTCGTCTGCCGGGCGCAGGCGGTCGAGCATCTGAAGCACTTCGTTTCGCGCAATGCCTTCGACATCGAGGGGTTGGGCGCAAAGCAGATCGACTTCTTCTTCGAGGCAGAGGATCCCGCACTGTCGATCAGAACCGCACCGGATATTTTTACACTTGAAGACCGACAGAGCCAATCGCCGCTGGCGAAGCTCGAAAATATCGATGGCTTCGGCAAGGTCAGCGTCCGCAAGCTTTATGACGCGATCAACGAGCGGCGGCGGATTGCGCTGCACCGGCTGATCTATGCGCTTGGCATCCGCCATGTGGGCGAGACGACGGCGAAGCTCCTGGCCCGCTCCTATGGCAGTTATGCCGCCTTTGCCGGAGCGATGAAGGAGGCCGCGGATGTGACCTCCGAGGCTTGGAGCGATCTCAATACCATCGATGGCATCGGGGAGGTTGTGGCGCGCGCCATTGTCGAATTCTACAAGGAACCGCGCAACATCGACGTCGTGTCGCGCCTTCTGGAAAAGGTGACGCCGCTTGACGCCGAAGCACCGGTGTCGAGTTCCAGCCCGGTTGCCGGCAAGACCGTCGTCTTCACAGGCTCTCTCGAAAAAATGACCCGTGACGAGGCAAAGGCCATGGCGGAGCGGCTGGGCGCCAAGGTCGCCGGGTCCGTTTCGAAGAAGACCGACCTGTTGGTTGCCGGTCCGGGTGCAGGGTCCAAGCTGGACAAGGCCCGTGAACTGGGCGTCGAGACGACCGACGAGGATGGCTGGTTTACGCTGATCGGCGGGTAA
- a CDS encoding 50S ribosomal protein L11 methyltransferase — MSDLRLFVTTTEKQSEFIMQLMTAAFEDDGYAIATMEMDEKNDIWEASLYIDFDEEEAMREKLDEALSPHIPDLSIHREVIPDVDWIAKSLEGLSPVRAGRFLVHGSHDRDRVRPHDIAIEIDAGQAFGTGHHGTTAGCLEVIETVMRARKVRNALDLGTGSGVLAIAARKLRPVPVLATDIDPIATRVAAGNIRRNGIASGITTVTAPGFHSPAFAEHGPFDLIIANILARPLIRMAPQLASHLAPGGSVILSGILATQRWKVLSAYNGQHLRHVRTIWRNGWVTIHLDRP; from the coding sequence ATGAGCGACCTGCGTCTTTTCGTTACCACGACCGAAAAGCAATCGGAATTCATCATGCAGTTGATGACTGCTGCTTTCGAGGATGACGGCTACGCCATCGCGACGATGGAAATGGACGAGAAGAACGATATCTGGGAGGCATCCCTCTATATCGACTTCGACGAAGAAGAGGCCATGCGGGAAAAGCTGGACGAGGCCCTTTCGCCGCATATCCCGGATCTATCGATCCATCGCGAAGTCATTCCGGATGTCGATTGGATCGCCAAATCGCTGGAGGGTTTATCGCCGGTGCGTGCGGGCCGCTTCCTGGTCCACGGCTCGCATGATCGGGACAGGGTTCGCCCCCATGACATCGCGATCGAGATCGATGCCGGTCAGGCCTTCGGCACGGGGCATCATGGAACGACGGCAGGCTGCCTGGAGGTCATCGAGACCGTCATGCGCGCCCGCAAGGTGCGCAATGCGCTGGATCTTGGCACAGGCAGCGGCGTTCTCGCCATCGCAGCCCGCAAGCTCAGGCCCGTGCCGGTGCTCGCCACCGACATCGATCCGATAGCAACGCGTGTCGCAGCCGGAAATATCCGTCGAAACGGCATTGCCAGTGGGATCACAACGGTCACCGCCCCCGGATTTCACTCGCCAGCCTTTGCCGAGCATGGCCCCTTCGACCTGATCATCGCTAATATTCTGGCGCGTCCGCTGATCCGGATGGCGCCGCAGCTTGCAAGCCATCTTGCGCCCGGCGGATCGGTGATCCTGTCGGGTATTCTCGCCACGCAGCGCTGGAAAGTTCTCTCAGCCTACAACGGCCAACACCTTCGCCATGTTCGCACGATCTGGCGCAATGGCTGGGTAACCATTCACCTCGACCGGCCTTGA
- a CDS encoding SCO family protein, producing the protein MKTFRIILWAAVAVVAAVLGWLTFQMTMSKGEIAAGPFGVPFELVSQTGQPITEKAFTGKPTALFFGFTHCPEVCPTTLFELNGWLEKVDPDQTKLQAYFISVDPERDTPEILGQYVSNVSKRITGISGPPDKVMDMVKGFRVYARKVPLDEKQPDGDYTMDHTASVFLLDSEGKFTGTIAYGENPDTAVKKLENLIKS; encoded by the coding sequence ATGAAAACATTTCGCATCATTCTCTGGGCAGCGGTGGCGGTCGTCGCTGCCGTATTGGGCTGGTTGACCTTTCAGATGACGATGTCCAAGGGCGAGATTGCAGCCGGTCCCTTCGGCGTTCCCTTCGAACTTGTCTCGCAGACCGGCCAGCCGATCACCGAAAAGGCCTTCACGGGCAAGCCGACGGCGCTGTTCTTCGGCTTCACCCATTGCCCCGAGGTCTGCCCAACGACGCTTTTCGAACTGAACGGCTGGCTCGAAAAGGTCGATCCGGACCAGACGAAATTGCAGGCCTATTTCATCAGCGTCGATCCCGAACGCGATACGCCCGAAATTCTCGGTCAATATGTTTCCAACGTTTCCAAGCGCATCACCGGCATTTCCGGCCCGCCGGATAAGGTCATGGACATGGTCAAGGGCTTCCGGGTCTATGCCAGGAAGGTGCCGCTGGACGAAAAGCAGCCGGACGGGGACTATACGATGGATCATACCGCGTCGGTCTTTCTTCTGGATTCCGAAGGGAAATTTACCGGAACGATCGCCTATGGCGAAAATCCTGATACTGCCGTCAAGAAGCTCGAGAACCTGATCAAATCATGA
- a CDS encoding AzlD family protein: MDSAEHLQLIYVILAAAAATFLTRIGGYVLIMQMKRIPPRMEAALNAVPAAVLSTLVAPAFFSGDLDVAAAMLVALAVGLRFSSLWMLLAGWLAVMAIRHFVI; this comes from the coding sequence GTGGACAGTGCCGAGCATCTGCAACTGATATACGTGATCCTGGCCGCCGCCGCCGCCACCTTTCTCACCCGGATCGGCGGCTACGTCCTGATCATGCAGATGAAGCGCATCCCGCCGCGCATGGAAGCGGCGCTGAACGCGGTTCCCGCCGCCGTATTGTCGACGCTGGTCGCTCCGGCTTTCTTCTCGGGAGATCTCGACGTGGCGGCCGCCATGCTTGTCGCGCTCGCGGTCGGCCTGCGCTTTTCGTCGCTGTGGATGTTGCTTGCCGGATGGCTTGCCGTCATGGCTATCCGGCATTTCGTTATCTGA